GCTCGCGCATTTGACCAAATCGATAACGCGCCAGAAGAAAAAGCGCGTGGTATCACCATCAACACTTCACACGTTGAATACGATACAGCAACTCGTCACTACGCACACGTTGACTGTCCAGGACACGCCGACTATGTTAAAAACATGATTACTGGTGCGGCACAAATGGATGGTGCTATCTTAGTAGTAGCAGCAACTGATGGTCCAATGCCACAAACTCGTGAGCACATCTTATTAGGTCGCCAAGTAGGTGTTCCATACATCATCGTATTCTTAAACAAATGCGACATGGTAGATGACGAAGAGTTATTAGAATTAGTAGAAATGGAAGTTCGTGAACTTCTATCTCAATATGACTTCCCAGGTGACGACACTCCAATCGTACGTGGTTCTGCATTACAAGCATTAAATGGCGTAGCAGAATGGGAAGAAAAAATCCTTGAATTAGCAAACCACTTAGATACTTACATCCCAGAGCCAGAGCGTGCGATTGACCAACCGTTCCTTCTTCCAATTGAAGATGTGTTCTCAATCTCAGGTCGTGGTACAGTAGTAACTGGTCGTGTAGAACGTGGTATTATCCGTACTGGTGATGAAGTAGAAATCGTAGGTATCAAACCAACAGCGAAAACTACTGTAACGGGTGTTGAAATGTTCCGTAAATTACTTGACGAAGGTCGTGCGGGTGAAAACATCGGTGCATTATTACGTGGTACCAAACGTGAAGAAATCGAACGTGGTCAAGTATTAGCGAAACCAGGTTCAATCACGCCACACACTGACTTCGAATCAGAAGTGTACGTATTATCAAAAGAAGAAGGTGGTCGTCATACTCCATTCTTCAAAGGTTACCGTCCACAATTCTATTTCCGTACAACTGACGTGACTGGTACAATCGAGCTACCAGAAGGCGTGGAAATGGTAATGCCTGGTGATAATATCAAAATGACA
This portion of the Haemophilus haemolyticus genome encodes:
- the tuf gene encoding elongation factor Tu — its product is MSKEKFERTKPHVNVGTIGHVDHGKTTLTAAITTVLSKHYGGAARAFDQIDNAPEEKARGITINTSHVEYDTATRHYAHVDCPGHADYVKNMITGAAQMDGAILVVAATDGPMPQTREHILLGRQVGVPYIIVFLNKCDMVDDEELLELVEMEVRELLSQYDFPGDDTPIVRGSALQALNGVAEWEEKILELANHLDTYIPEPERAIDQPFLLPIEDVFSISGRGTVVTGRVERGIIRTGDEVEIVGIKPTAKTTVTGVEMFRKLLDEGRAGENIGALLRGTKREEIERGQVLAKPGSITPHTDFESEVYVLSKEEGGRHTPFFKGYRPQFYFRTTDVTGTIELPEGVEMVMPGDNIKMTVSLIHPIAMDQGLRFAIREGGRTVGAGVVAKIIK